One region of Halomicrobium urmianum genomic DNA includes:
- a CDS encoding class I SAM-dependent methyltransferase gives MPKSEPFETHTDRYEGWFEEHDDAYQSELAALDRLVPATGRGIEIGVGSARFAAPLGIDVGIDPAEAMLEHARERGVNVVRGVAEHLPFQDDTFDTALIVTTICFVDDIPRTLAEADRILSQSGDLVIGYIDKDSPVGRIYQEKKEQNPFYREATFVSTEELLKALEAAGFTDFEFVQTIYHWLDEVDGIEPIEEGYGDGSFVGIKASR, from the coding sequence ATGCCGAAATCAGAACCGTTCGAGACCCATACCGACCGATACGAAGGGTGGTTCGAGGAACACGACGATGCCTACCAGTCCGAACTGGCTGCTTTGGATCGGCTCGTGCCAGCGACCGGGCGCGGAATCGAGATCGGCGTCGGGAGCGCGCGGTTCGCCGCCCCGCTGGGAATCGACGTCGGGATCGACCCGGCCGAAGCGATGCTCGAACATGCTCGCGAGCGAGGAGTCAACGTGGTCAGAGGTGTTGCCGAGCATCTCCCTTTCCAGGACGACACCTTCGATACCGCGCTGATCGTGACGACGATTTGCTTTGTCGACGACATTCCCAGAACGTTGGCCGAAGCCGATCGAATCCTCTCGCAGTCAGGGGATCTCGTGATCGGCTACATCGACAAGGACAGCCCTGTCGGTCGGATCTACCAAGAAAAGAAAGAGCAGAATCCCTTCTATAGGGAGGCGACATTCGTCTCGACCGAAGAACTCCTCAAGGCGCTCGAAGCGGCCGGATTCACTGACTTCGAGTTCGTACAAACGATCTATCACTGGCTCGATGAGGTAGACGGCATCGAGCCGATCGAAGAGGGCTATGGCGATGGGTCGTTCGTCGGGATCAAGGCTAGTCGGTAG
- a CDS encoding universal stress protein — MRPKRQKKGRWISLPRVSNAHSSLSPSYVRPDPLSHRRERASRVDPRLRLQIAAEHEATIDVLNVVDTSHDSLSGMQDDVDDALEQEGTNSVKEAAQRATERGNTVVSEVLHGDPYEAIVEYSTQSGIDLIVIPTHGQRGLQQSLMETSRTNTH, encoded by the coding sequence GTGAGGCCCAAACGGCAGAAGAAGGGGCGTTGGATATCACTACCGAGGGTCAGTAACGCCCATTCTTCCCTCAGTCCATCCTATGTACGACCAGATCCTCTTTCCCACAGACGGGAGCGAGCCAGCAGGGTCGATCCTCGACTACGCCTCCAGATAGCCGCCGAACACGAGGCAACGATCGACGTCCTCAATGTCGTAGACACCAGCCACGACAGCCTTAGCGGAATGCAAGACGATGTGGATGACGCTCTAGAGCAGGAAGGGACGAATAGCGTGAAGGAAGCAGCCCAGCGCGCGACAGAACGTGGCAATACTGTGGTCTCGGAGGTACTCCATGGTGACCCCTACGAGGCGATTGTCGAGTATAGTACGCAGTCAGGCATCGATTTGATCGTGATACCGACCCACGGACAGCGTGGATTGCAACAGTCCCTTATGGAAACTTCGAGGACGAATACACACTGA
- a CDS encoding amphi-Trp domain-containing protein, producing the protein MGELETEAEKTRSEIVSYLRKLAEQLDGDDAVTLELGGQQVQLDPTNPVTFKLEGESDWSEGDTESKQSIEFELVWWREAQTAEEGALDITTEGQ; encoded by the coding sequence ATGGGAGAACTCGAAACAGAAGCCGAGAAAACGCGGTCCGAAATTGTATCGTACCTCCGCAAACTCGCCGAGCAACTCGACGGCGACGACGCTGTGACGCTCGAACTCGGTGGGCAGCAGGTTCAGTTGGACCCGACGAACCCGGTGACGTTCAAACTGGAAGGGGAGTCGGACTGGTCTGAAGGAGATACCGAGTCAAAACAGAGTATCGAGTTCGAGCTCGTCTGGTGGCGTGAGGCCCAAACGGCAGAAGAAGGGGCGTTGGATATCACTACCGAGGGTCAGTAA
- a CDS encoding ArdC-like ssDNA-binding domain-containing protein encodes MSTISDSSVSFEQTDTRSEEMHSTIEQWIDELVAGVDDAQASDEFQEWLDVQSRFHDYSYRNTLLIKCQCPEATKVAGYRTWQEEFDRHVQEGESAIWIWAPIITKQCPECENSPSYHEESDCEYDETPPEEWSKGLVGFKPAPVFDVSQTEGEPLPDLDREATGDSDDLVPRLIDAADELDVTVRIVPQEEWTHGAARGVCEQLSLIDAQPIVEVRDRANEADLARTLIHEYAHALLHFDVDDDTERSKREVEAEAVAYVVGRYCGLDTSGSAFYLAAWESDDPEIVRDRLDRISRTVRELIEVLEGEGDTSIA; translated from the coding sequence ATGTCTACGATCAGTGACTCGTCGGTCTCCTTCGAGCAGACCGACACGCGATCCGAGGAGATGCACAGCACAATCGAACAGTGGATCGACGAGCTCGTCGCCGGCGTCGACGACGCACAGGCCAGTGACGAGTTCCAAGAATGGCTCGACGTCCAGAGTCGGTTCCACGACTATTCGTATCGGAACACGCTCCTGATCAAGTGCCAGTGTCCCGAGGCAACGAAGGTCGCCGGCTATCGGACGTGGCAAGAGGAGTTTGACCGCCACGTCCAGGAAGGCGAGTCGGCCATCTGGATCTGGGCGCCGATCATCACTAAGCAGTGCCCGGAGTGCGAGAATTCCCCGAGCTACCACGAGGAGAGTGACTGTGAGTACGATGAGACGCCGCCCGAAGAGTGGTCGAAAGGCCTCGTCGGGTTCAAACCCGCGCCAGTGTTCGACGTTTCCCAGACCGAGGGCGAACCACTCCCGGATCTTGACCGGGAAGCGACCGGTGATTCTGACGATCTCGTCCCACGGCTCATTGACGCCGCTGACGAGCTGGACGTGACCGTTCGTATTGTCCCCCAGGAGGAATGGACTCACGGCGCCGCCAGAGGCGTCTGTGAGCAGCTCAGTCTCATTGACGCCCAGCCAATCGTGGAAGTCCGCGACCGAGCGAACGAGGCCGACCTCGCCCGGACGCTCATCCACGAATACGCACATGCCCTGTTGCACTTCGACGTCGACGACGACACCGAGCGGTCGAAACGCGAAGTCGAGGCTGAAGCCGTTGCGTACGTCGTCGGTCGGTACTGCGGGCTCGACACTAGTGGATCGGCGTTCTACCTGGCTGCGTGGGAGTCGGACGATCCGGAAATCGTTCGTGATCGACTCGACAGGATCAGCCGGACGGTCCGGGAACTCATTGAGGTTCTCGAGGGCGAGGGCGATACCTCCATAGCTTAA
- a CDS encoding DUF6884 domain-containing protein, with amino-acid sequence MEIGLVSCTKAKADSASTPRELYNPSALFRKARKYVEENHDEWYVLSAKHHVLDPDGSPIEPYDETLNNAGVEERREWSQTVVEQLREHSLLAAENTLVIHTGKSYYETLLPLLNDEPVDVEIPTEGLRMGETLSWYNERI; translated from the coding sequence ATGGAGATTGGGCTAGTAAGCTGCACGAAGGCAAAGGCGGACTCGGCGTCGACGCCACGGGAACTCTACAATCCCTCCGCACTGTTCCGGAAGGCCCGGAAGTACGTCGAGGAGAACCACGACGAATGGTACGTGCTTTCGGCGAAGCACCATGTTCTCGATCCAGACGGCTCGCCGATCGAACCCTACGACGAGACGCTGAACAATGCTGGCGTCGAAGAGCGACGGGAGTGGAGTCAAACCGTTGTCGAACAGCTCCGGGAACATAGCCTGCTCGCAGCGGAGAACACTCTCGTTATTCACACGGGGAAGTCATACTACGAGACGCTCCTGCCGCTACTCAACGACGAGCCCGTCGACGTCGAGATTCCGACCGAGGGACTACGGATGGGCGAGACACTGTCGTGGTACAATGAACGAATCTAG
- a CDS encoding pyridoxamine 5'-phosphate oxidase family protein → MDAALMEQSKVESLLRDENTGVLSLSDGTETYAVPQSFAFDGEDLYFQLVHSEDSRKMSFIETTDMATFTVFTDDMTAYSVIVQGEIEAVPETEIVRASRAFSENSVVPMLNVSIHKSVDELDFDFYRLRPVEITGRKFGAEV, encoded by the coding sequence ATGGATGCTGCGCTGATGGAGCAGTCCAAAGTTGAATCGTTACTACGGGACGAAAATACGGGAGTTCTATCATTGAGTGATGGAACAGAAACGTACGCTGTCCCGCAATCGTTCGCGTTCGATGGAGAGGATCTCTATTTCCAGCTTGTTCACTCCGAGGATAGTCGGAAAATGTCGTTCATCGAAACGACTGACATGGCCACATTCACTGTATTCACCGATGATATGACAGCCTACAGCGTCATCGTCCAGGGGGAGATCGAGGCTGTGCCTGAAACTGAAATAGTTCGAGCGTCGCGAGCCTTCTCGGAGAACTCTGTCGTCCCCATGCTCAACGTATCCATACACAAGTCCGTCGACGAGCTTGACTTCGATTTTTATCGGTTGCGTCCTGTTGAAATCACCGGTCGAAAGTTTGGTGCTGAGGTTTAA
- a CDS encoding GIY-YIG nuclease family protein, whose amino-acid sequence MVDDTDSELSMTEEYDSYRLGRGSGDYLYMLYLLDEPAEGPSDVIPVYIGETSNVASRLLNHFRKLRDALPISEWEDDGSWGSYGKYDHIATVYEKSASQLYAWVVNVDDLEVGPYGYPTYRHELEGKMVGLVHSIPRFDHVFANRDFVPNRVPHEMGKVGPDWVDGDNLPPNEEAQRLADCSIDSVSAERKSDLWHDWVEDTICRDIDDSDEADPIPLFETDGNLTVETKTAGSSTVLKRSDAIDERIRREGKQCVHSNGVRDGESGLLYVLYQIPSNTEQPSPSDIVPRYIGKAEAYGKKNELSANFEEIAKDRGATRSFARWGDGSYWHVGELSETVFGETSKKLSWASELFEEGTQTLKEQTYLWIRAWDSDTYPGPYGYPAYLAEVEPLLVGLAYEAYPEQLLNHNEVPDHAPANSRDFEFQPVEARSAETLDQV is encoded by the coding sequence ATGGTCGACGACACCGATTCGGAACTATCGATGACCGAAGAGTACGATTCGTATCGACTGGGTCGGGGGAGTGGTGACTATCTGTATATGCTGTATCTCCTCGACGAGCCCGCAGAGGGGCCCTCTGATGTGATCCCAGTGTACATCGGTGAAACGAGCAACGTCGCGAGTCGGCTGTTGAACCACTTCAGGAAGCTTCGGGACGCCCTTCCCATTTCTGAGTGGGAAGACGATGGGTCGTGGGGCAGTTACGGGAAGTACGACCATATCGCGACTGTCTACGAGAAATCGGCGTCACAACTGTACGCGTGGGTGGTCAACGTCGACGATCTGGAGGTGGGTCCGTACGGGTATCCCACCTATCGTCACGAACTCGAGGGCAAGATGGTCGGCCTCGTCCACTCCATTCCGCGGTTCGATCACGTCTTCGCCAACCGCGATTTCGTTCCCAACCGCGTCCCTCACGAGATGGGGAAAGTGGGCCCCGACTGGGTCGATGGCGACAATCTGCCGCCCAACGAGGAAGCACAGCGCCTCGCTGACTGCTCCATCGATTCGGTGTCTGCAGAGCGCAAGAGCGATCTATGGCACGATTGGGTAGAGGACACCATCTGTCGTGACATCGACGACTCCGACGAGGCGGATCCGATTCCACTCTTCGAGACCGACGGGAATCTCACTGTCGAGACGAAGACGGCTGGCTCGTCGACGGTACTCAAGCGAAGTGACGCCATCGACGAGCGGATCCGCCGGGAGGGGAAACAATGTGTCCACAGCAATGGCGTGAGAGACGGTGAGAGCGGGCTACTGTATGTTCTGTACCAGATCCCCTCGAACACCGAGCAACCGTCACCGTCGGATATCGTTCCCCGATACATCGGGAAAGCCGAGGCGTACGGGAAGAAGAATGAACTAAGCGCGAACTTTGAGGAGATCGCCAAAGACCGTGGCGCAACGCGGAGCTTCGCTCGCTGGGGTGACGGAAGTTACTGGCACGTCGGTGAACTCTCAGAGACGGTGTTCGGGGAGACGTCGAAGAAGCTCAGCTGGGCGAGCGAACTCTTCGAAGAGGGGACGCAGACACTCAAGGAGCAGACCTACCTGTGGATCCGCGCGTGGGATTCGGACACCTATCCCGGCCCGTACGGCTATCCAGCCTACCTTGCCGAGGTCGAGCCGTTGTTGGTCGGGCTGGCCTACGAGGCATACCCCGAGCAATTACTCAATCACAACGAGGTGCCCGATCACGCCCCGGCGAATAGCCGAGACTTCGAGTTTCAACCCGTCGAGGCCCGTTCTGCGGAGACTCTCGACCAAGTGTAG
- a CDS encoding DUF7567 family protein: MTLEVLDRHSEALFEFLWCPVCGQEVFTHIPFEGVFCKNCNTQVELQESRETRGYEEAVLACFDTTTTWNLHVDEKLRRDLPDGSARVKILGEPGAYEVDWWSPEPGEDWEPVERGEFDDVEEPDDVSDLA; encoded by the coding sequence ATGACCCTCGAAGTACTTGACCGACACAGTGAGGCACTGTTCGAGTTCCTCTGGTGCCCCGTCTGCGGGCAGGAGGTCTTCACTCACATCCCCTTCGAGGGGGTGTTCTGCAAGAACTGCAACACCCAAGTCGAACTCCAGGAATCCCGGGAGACGCGCGGCTACGAGGAGGCCGTGCTCGCCTGCTTCGATACAACCACGACCTGGAACCTCCACGTCGACGAGAAACTGCGACGCGACCTGCCTGATGGATCGGCACGTGTGAAGATCCTCGGCGAACCCGGCGCCTACGAGGTCGACTGGTGGAGTCCGGAGCCGGGTGAGGACTGGGAGCCTGTCGAGCGCGGCGAGTTCGACGACGTGGAGGAGCCCGACGACGTGTCCGATCTAGCATAG
- a CDS encoding DUF7568 family protein yields the protein MPPITNWRRESRSPTLAYRNTETGARAVLHRAPDSYRYKWRGAILVDGYPIWSRGYETKDATSFRDELRERPAPDLSCPECPNDDVRVGEKVADGAKVQRWYDCPHCGYEAPSRIIYGAER from the coding sequence ATGCCCCCCATCACAAACTGGCGACGCGAAAGCCGCTCGCCAACACTCGCGTATCGGAACACCGAGACTGGTGCGCGAGCCGTCCTGCATCGAGCGCCGGATTCCTACCGGTACAAGTGGCGTGGGGCAATCCTCGTCGACGGCTACCCGATCTGGTCGCGGGGATACGAGACGAAGGACGCGACGTCGTTCCGTGACGAACTCCGGGAGCGGCCGGCTCCGGACCTCAGCTGCCCGGAATGTCCGAACGACGACGTTCGCGTCGGCGAGAAGGTAGCAGACGGGGCGAAAGTCCAGCGGTGGTACGACTGTCCCCACTGTGGGTACGAAGCCCCCTCCCGCATCATTTACGGCGCCGAACGGTGA
- a CDS encoding IS5 family transposase: MSKISRFTSKVVQLAKNAVGGRGEVAAPEGGGGFAEYAVVSLHCLRVYLEKSYREALDLLSEMPQILGEIGLNAADLPDHSTLVKWFDRIKTALWRVLLRLSAQLHEPSGHAAIDATFFDRETASKHYCRRTNYRVQTLKTTALVDTESHAILDVHCTTEKRHDTQLGWQVARRNAGDLASLAADKGYDWMELREKLRDEGVRPLIKHREFRPIDHAHNARIDGPRYRQRSTCETVFSTIKRTLGDAVRARAWFREFREIVLKCVVHNIKRAVTP, encoded by the coding sequence ATGTCGAAAATTTCCCGCTTCACGAGCAAAGTCGTTCAGTTAGCTAAAAATGCTGTTGGTGGGCGAGGCGAAGTCGCCGCCCCCGAAGGGGGTGGCGGCTTCGCCGAGTATGCGGTAGTGTCGCTGCACTGTCTGCGGGTTTACCTGGAAAAATCCTACCGAGAAGCACTCGATTTGCTGAGTGAGATGCCACAAATACTCGGGGAGATCGGCCTCAACGCGGCCGATCTTCCCGACCACTCCACGCTAGTCAAGTGGTTTGACAGAATCAAGACAGCGCTCTGGCGAGTACTGCTGCGCCTCTCGGCGCAGCTGCACGAGCCAAGCGGTCACGCCGCCATCGACGCGACGTTCTTCGACCGCGAAACCGCCAGCAAACACTACTGCCGCCGGACGAATTACCGCGTCCAGACGCTCAAAACGACTGCGCTCGTCGACACAGAAAGCCACGCGATTCTGGACGTTCACTGTACGACCGAGAAACGCCACGACACACAGCTCGGCTGGCAGGTCGCCCGCCGCAACGCGGGCGACCTCGCCAGCCTCGCTGCAGACAAAGGCTACGACTGGATGGAATTACGCGAGAAACTCCGCGATGAGGGCGTGAGACCACTGATCAAACACCGCGAGTTCCGGCCCATCGATCACGCGCACAACGCGCGGATCGATGGGCCTCGCTACCGCCAACGATCGACGTGTGAAACCGTCTTCTCGACGATCAAGCGCACGCTCGGCGACGCCGTGCGTGCGCGAGCGTGGTTTCGGGAGTTCCGCGAAATCGTCCTGAAATGTGTCGTTCACAACATCAAGCGAGCCGTGACACCGTGA
- a CDS encoding biosurfactant protein 1: MHNRYSDFEELRPTGEASHIPDEQVNRGCNGDPQRQRMATSTWDYPDESTDADRECQSCGASIPAGQTKCRFCLSNHLDTEAASADETTDETFLGIVHMVVESTNLYGAVAKGEVAANFLASNDAEPAVDDYTLIYDLDETPATQLSDRWPSLPAAVQLDSTESEQLLTAARDRTGWHGQDAVGNQQQAPTRLYDHRGNGIRDQVRLKEIIDDADDEIWLVPAIALTAIADERSESRLSLIPTKTCLDCQDCGRATNHQFKGQESIPDEEWTAQPIWECQVCGTPRYGPVPE; this comes from the coding sequence ATGCACAACCGATATTCCGACTTCGAGGAACTGCGGCCCACCGGCGAGGCGTCTCACATTCCGGACGAGCAGGTCAACAGGGGGTGTAACGGTGACCCCCAGCGACAACGCATGGCGACGAGTACGTGGGACTACCCCGACGAGTCGACGGACGCCGACAGGGAGTGCCAGTCCTGTGGCGCGTCGATTCCGGCTGGACAGACGAAATGTCGGTTCTGTCTCTCAAACCACCTCGATACCGAAGCCGCCAGTGCGGATGAGACGACGGACGAAACGTTCCTCGGGATCGTCCACATGGTCGTCGAGTCGACCAACCTCTACGGCGCCGTAGCGAAGGGCGAGGTTGCCGCGAACTTTCTCGCTTCCAACGACGCGGAACCGGCTGTCGACGACTACACGCTCATCTACGATCTCGACGAGACGCCTGCGACTCAACTGTCTGATCGATGGCCGTCGCTCCCCGCCGCGGTACAGCTTGACTCAACAGAGAGTGAGCAACTGCTCACAGCCGCCCGTGACCGAACAGGGTGGCACGGACAGGACGCGGTCGGGAACCAACAGCAGGCGCCGACACGGCTCTACGATCACCGTGGGAATGGCATCCGTGACCAAGTACGCCTCAAAGAGATCATTGACGACGCCGACGACGAGATATGGTTGGTCCCAGCGATCGCCCTCACTGCGATAGCAGACGAGCGTTCGGAGAGCCGACTATCATTGATACCGACGAAGACCTGTCTCGACTGTCAAGACTGCGGACGAGCGACCAACCATCAGTTCAAGGGCCAGGAATCGATTCCTGACGAGGAGTGGACGGCGCAGCCGATCTGGGAGTGCCAGGTATGCGGAACACCTCGCTACGGGCCCGTTCCCGAGTAG
- a CDS encoding DUF7342 family protein produces the protein MPESSRDGGRSWSESMSARDRIRAVAETLREPRSINWISEQGDAAWSTTNEELQALVEQGQLRRVEAGETTRYQPDYTRLLFEEIRMLIEENTREELRNELAAITEEIEEWQATYDVETWEELEQSLADGDLTSDELHERRDVITRWEENLEDRHLVKHALALYSDVEAAREQRIDVAGRGTN, from the coding sequence ATGCCAGAATCCTCGCGAGATGGCGGTCGGTCGTGGAGTGAGTCGATGAGCGCCCGCGACCGCATTCGGGCGGTTGCCGAGACACTCCGCGAACCCCGATCGATCAACTGGATCAGCGAGCAGGGCGACGCCGCCTGGAGCACGACCAACGAAGAACTCCAGGCGCTCGTCGAGCAGGGCCAGCTGCGTCGCGTCGAGGCCGGCGAGACGACGCGCTACCAGCCGGACTACACGCGACTGCTCTTCGAGGAAATCCGGATGCTCATCGAGGAGAACACCCGCGAGGAACTGCGCAACGAACTGGCCGCGATCACCGAGGAGATCGAGGAGTGGCAGGCGACCTACGACGTCGAGACATGGGAGGAGCTCGAACAGTCGCTCGCCGACGGCGACCTCACAAGTGACGAACTCCACGAGCGCCGTGACGTGATCACGCGGTGGGAGGAGAATCTGGAGGACCGTCACCTGGTCAAGCACGCGTTGGCGCTCTACTCGGATGTCGAAGCCGCTCGCGAACAGCGGATCGACGTGGCTGGCCGCGGCACAAACTAA
- a CDS encoding SWIM zinc finger family protein produces MDVTEDTVRDVCTDTVFERGERYLSEGRIHEIHRVDSTVTAVVSGSRQHDVRVDLATDEFDPWCNCPYDGPGACKHVVAVLLRCVDDPPPDDGDQLDATLDDADADELRTFLRDELAADADLRERFLARVGEPTTQSVDELRTAIDRRFEETNPEYHVVFEPIDFTQWFDLANEYRKQGRYASAATVYRALVESLDDNMERVDGAYGHFSRAFSRALDGYVDCVATAERDADAVTDAVGFLEERVTSGTPFLADHFEKAAADLRERGDE; encoded by the coding sequence ATGGACGTAACTGAGGACACAGTTCGAGATGTCTGTACGGACACGGTCTTCGAACGCGGCGAACGATATCTTTCTGAGGGCCGTATCCACGAGATTCACCGCGTCGACAGCACCGTCACCGCTGTCGTGAGCGGCAGCCGTCAGCACGACGTTCGTGTGGACCTCGCTACCGACGAGTTTGATCCGTGGTGCAACTGTCCGTACGACGGGCCGGGAGCGTGCAAGCACGTCGTCGCCGTGTTGCTTCGGTGTGTTGACGACCCACCGCCAGACGACGGCGATCAACTCGACGCTACGCTCGACGACGCCGACGCCGACGAACTCCGCACGTTCCTGCGTGACGAACTCGCGGCCGATGCGGATCTCCGCGAGCGGTTTCTCGCCCGCGTCGGTGAGCCGACGACACAGTCGGTCGACGAGCTTCGCACCGCGATCGACCGGCGATTCGAAGAAACAAATCCTGAGTACCACGTCGTCTTCGAGCCCATCGACTTCACGCAGTGGTTCGATCTCGCGAACGAGTACCGCAAGCAAGGGCGGTACGCGTCAGCGGCGACCGTCTATCGGGCCCTCGTCGAGTCGCTCGACGACAACATGGAGCGCGTCGACGGCGCCTACGGCCACTTCTCGCGTGCGTTCAGTCGGGCACTCGACGGGTATGTCGACTGTGTCGCGACTGCAGAACGGGACGCTGATGCGGTCACTGACGCCGTCGGATTCCTTGAGGAGCGGGTGACGTCGGGAACGCCGTTCCTCGCGGACCACTTCGAGAAGGCAGCAGCCGATCTCCGGGAAAGGGGGGATGAGTAG
- a CDS encoding winged helix-turn-helix domain-containing protein — MTETWDDVNEQVKADWKEETTPFERVYEIVEQTHDGQSAAEIADRALVSEPTARRHCKTLVNTRFAETEQDGQTTLYKRNSDRVLMSRIRELREEVDQPELLDSIQDMKAEIRRYEDRYDVVSPEELAQQLDADETDGWDDLSAWRTTRQNLAVAQAALAYDEASHQLAV, encoded by the coding sequence ATGACCGAGACGTGGGATGACGTCAACGAACAGGTCAAGGCGGACTGGAAAGAAGAGACCACACCGTTCGAGCGAGTGTACGAAATCGTCGAACAGACCCACGACGGGCAGTCGGCAGCAGAGATCGCCGACCGCGCCCTCGTGAGCGAGCCAACGGCACGTCGCCACTGCAAGACGCTCGTGAACACCAGGTTCGCCGAGACGGAGCAAGACGGCCAAACGACGCTGTACAAGCGCAACAGCGACCGGGTGTTGATGTCACGGATCCGTGAACTGCGTGAGGAAGTCGATCAGCCGGAGTTACTCGACAGCATCCAGGACATGAAGGCCGAGATCCGGCGCTACGAGGACCGCTACGACGTGGTGTCACCGGAGGAACTCGCCCAGCAACTCGACGCTGACGAGACGGACGGCTGGGACGATCTTAGCGCGTGGCGCACGACGCGGCAGAATCTCGCCGTCGCGCAAGCCGCACTTGCCTACGACGAGGCTAGCCACCAGCTCGCAGTATGA
- a CDS encoding transcription initiation factor IIB, giving the protein MATRDIYETGFDEDVQTESSGNQCPECDGRVTTNAVETVCEDCGLVIDEQRIDHGPEWRAHDDEECERTGAPLTATRHDRGLPTKIGRGTDAKGNTLSGKKRRRLARMRREQSRGRWRSKAERNLAYGLSEVRRLVSALDISDSVRDQACQLFRSAQNEDLLRGRSIEAIAAASVYGACRCNGLSRLLGEVSEMAHVAESRVTNAYRTLNEELGLPAQPVTPSMYVPRLASDLECPDEIRQRARRLAERAEDLDVTTGVNPAGFAAACLYKAGQEQEEGVTQSDVAESGNVSPTTVRAHRETLEKQVA; this is encoded by the coding sequence ATGGCAACCAGAGACATTTACGAAACTGGCTTCGACGAAGACGTCCAGACGGAATCAAGCGGTAACCAGTGTCCCGAGTGCGACGGACGGGTCACGACGAACGCGGTCGAAACGGTCTGTGAGGACTGTGGCTTGGTCATCGATGAACAGCGTATCGATCACGGGCCGGAGTGGCGGGCACACGACGACGAGGAGTGCGAACGAACGGGCGCCCCACTCACCGCCACCCGGCACGATCGAGGCTTACCGACGAAAATCGGTCGTGGTACCGACGCGAAGGGGAACACACTCTCTGGGAAGAAGCGACGGCGGCTCGCTCGGATGCGCCGTGAGCAGAGCCGTGGCCGGTGGCGATCCAAAGCCGAACGGAATCTCGCATACGGGTTGAGCGAAGTCCGCCGGCTTGTGAGCGCCCTCGATATCTCTGATTCAGTGCGCGACCAGGCGTGTCAGCTCTTCCGGAGTGCCCAGAACGAGGATTTGCTTCGTGGCAGATCCATCGAGGCCATCGCCGCGGCCAGCGTGTACGGGGCCTGCCGGTGCAACGGACTCTCCCGGTTGCTGGGCGAGGTCAGCGAGATGGCCCACGTCGCGGAATCGCGCGTCACGAACGCGTACAGAACGCTGAACGAGGAGCTGGGGCTCCCTGCCCAGCCCGTCACCCCCAGTATGTACGTTCCGCGACTCGCCTCGGACCTTGAGTGTCCCGACGAGATCCGGCAGCGGGCCCGACGGCTCGCGGAGCGGGCTGAGGACCTCGATGTGACGACTGGTGTCAATCCTGCCGGATTTGCGGCCGCCTGCCTCTACAAAGCGGGGCAGGAACAGGAGGAGGGGGTGACACAAAGTGACGTTGCCGAGTCTGGAAACGTCTCGCCAACGACTGTCCGAGCGCATCGCGAGACGTTAGAGAAGCAGGTAGCCTGA